TTGAGACAGTAGTCACCGTCTTCGACAGTGTAGTATTCTTTGCAGGACGAGTTGGCGTTGGGGTAGATGGGAGCAGAGCCCGATGAAGGAGCAGCTGAGTTGGCAGCGGGCTCGGTGTTGGTGGCGGGCTCAGGGGTAGGGCTGCTTGATGCATCGACTAAAGTGTaggtgctggtgctggtgctaGTGCTAGTGGCGGTCTCGGTAgcagtgctggtggtggtcgagCTGGAGGCCTCGGTGGGGGTAGGCTCCTGAGCAAAGACGCCAGGGTCCGTCTGAGTTGCTGTCGGCTCAGGGGTAGGCTCAGGGGTGGCCTCGGTGGACGAGGTTTGAGACTCGGTGGCATCGTCAGAGCCAGagtcggagccggagctAGAGTCGGAGCCACCACTGAGGAGGCCACCGGCAAAGCGGAAGAGGCTGGTGACGGCCTTGTCCAGGGTGCCAATGCTGTTGTCCTCGCAGCTGCTAGGGCCGCTGGACCAGCCCGAGAGGCGGTTGGCGATGTCGGAGGAGTAGCAATGAGTAGCGATGCCCTTGCCCAAGTTGCCCGAGCCATCGACGGATCCGGAGTTGTAGATACGGGCAGCGGCATAGTAGGCGGACGAGTCAGTGCCGCCAGCCTGGGCGAGACACTGCTTGAGGCCGTCACCAGCGGAAGTGCCGACCGTGCCGTCTTGAATCATCTGCTTGATCTGGGCCTTGGGGCAGGGCGTCTGGACAGAGCCTCCCTTGTTGCAGGAGCCCTCGCCGTTGTGGCTTTGCATCAGGCCGGGGTTGGTGACGCCATTGTCAGTGGTTGGGGCGCGGACGCAGCCGTTGCTCTCCTGGACGACGATAGCCAGGATGAAGCGCGGGTCGACGCCGGAAGAGCTGGCGACCTCCTGGATGGCGGACGAGATGTCGTCCATCTCTTGGTCGGAGTTGTTGGGAACGTTCCACTGGTTGCATGCTTGCTTCATGTTGTCACGGTTGGCCTCGAACCTGTACATTTAGCGATTAGTATACAACACAACCCAGTAAACACGGGTAAACAAAACAGCAGATCCACGTACATCTTTTCGAATTCGGGCCACCAGTTTTCGTGGGACGGCCAGCCATCGGCGGCCTTGCCATTGCCTCCGAGGACGTTGTAGGAACGCTTCGAGTGCGAGAGAGCGTGGTGAGCGTGTCGTTCTGTGTGTCTGTGGGCGCTCGAGTGAGAGGACGAGACAGGAGCCCCGGAAATGAGAGTGAAGAGGCTGCCAGCAGCCACGATCAAAGGAATGTTGACCAttttggagggagagggagcgCGCGCGTCACAGACGATAAAGGAGGGACAGGAAGACTTGCttgagggaaaaaaagaagagaactAAGGGGGGAGGCGCAGGAATAAAAAGGTTGCGGGATAATGGGGCGGACGGGGCTGGTGGGCAGAGGGAGCGAAGCTTCGTAGCATGTGCCCAATGGGGGAGCGGACAAAGCGACAATCGCTGCCTAGAGCCAACCTGAAACAACGAACTCTGCAAACCGCACCCAAACTCGTGTTCCTCGCAGGCTCAGCGCTCGTCCCTGGCGAGTCGGTCCAATTGACGCTCGGTGGCGGATCCTGACCCTGTGATATTCCGTGATATTCTGCAAGGTGACTGCGCCCTGTGTTGGTCGGTCGGCTGAAGTCAGTCAGCTCAAGTCAGCGGAAGCCAAAAAAGCCTCCAG
The nucleotide sequence above comes from Aspergillus puulaauensis MK2 DNA, chromosome 3, nearly complete sequence. Encoded proteins:
- a CDS encoding LysM peptidoglycan-binding domain-containing protein (COG:S;~EggNog:ENOG410QEBR;~InterPro:IPR023346,IPR018392,IPR036779;~SECRETED:SignalP(1-19)), translating into MVNIPLIVAAGSLFTLISGAPVSSSHSSAHRHTERHAHHALSHSKRSYNVLGGNGKAADGWPSHENWWPEFEKMFEANRDNMKQACNQWNVPNNSDQEMDDISSAIQEVASSSGVDPRFILAIVVQESNGCVRAPTTDNGVTNPGLMQSHNGEGSCNKGGSVQTPCPKAQIKQMIQDGTVGTSAGDGLKQCLAQAGGTDSSAYYAAARIYNSGSVDGSGNLGKGIATHCYSSDIANRLSGWSSGPSSCEDNSIGTLDKAVTSLFRFAGGLLSGGSDSSSGSDSGSDDATESQTSSTEATPEPTPEPTATQTDPGVFAQEPTPTEASSSTTTSTATETATSTSTSTSTYTLVDASSSPTPEPATNTEPAANSAAPSSGSAPIYPNANSSCKEYYTVEDGDYCLKIEPETGVTVDQLRELNSGLKTDCTNLWLGYQYCIKA